From the Bacillus solimangrovi genome, the window AAATTAGTTCTATTAATGTATATTATTAATTATAATTTTTGGACAATAGAGTATGTCCCTGGGGGTCCTGTGTTAAAATATAGAGTTTTGTAGTTGAAATTGCAATGCTCTGTAATTTTCGCTGTAAAATACATATTAGTTTAGCTTTAATATTTATTTGTTTTTTTCGTAGTAGTAAATAGCTCTTTTTTAGGGGGATTTCGATGTACGATGATAATCAATTAAAATGTATAAATAACCTAACAGATAATCTAGGTGTAACTGCTTGTGCAGGTGCAGGGAAAACATCAACTACCGTTGGAAGACTTATTAACATTTTACAAAGTGGTAAAGCTAGCCCTAATGAAGTTGTTGCAATTACGTTTACAGAAAAAGCTGCAGGAGAATTTAAAGAGAGAATATTTTCTAAGTATGAGAGTTTAACGGGAAATTTACATGGACTTTCAGAAATTAAAGTTGGAACTATTCATAGCTTCTGTTTAGAAACATTAAAAGAATATTTCCCCGAATACAGGAAGTATGATATTATTTCAGACATCCAAGCTAAACTATTAATGAAGAAAGAATTTAACAATAAAAATATATTTTCTACAATTCCTTATAAGACAGGTACTGGCAACAAAGCAAAAATTAATTCGAATAAACTTAAGCCATATATTTGGAATGATTTAACCGCTTTACTTAATACATTTAACTTTATTAGAGAAGAATGCATTAACCCTAATGATTTAAACAGTGGCTTATCAAGTGCATATGCTGAATATATTAATCTATTAGAGAATAATTTATTTTTCGATTATTCAGGAATTCAAAATGAATTTTATCATTCTCTGGTCAATAATAATAGCTTTAGAAACTATATTGCTGAGCAAATAAAGTTCATATTTATAGATGAGTATCAAGATGTAAATACTATTCAAAATTTAATACTTCAAGAACTTCATTTGATTAATCCTGAAATTAACATTTGTGTAGTTGGGGATGATGATCAACTAATATATAACTGGCGTGGTAGCAATGTGGACAACTTCCTAGACTTTGAAAATCAGTTTAGTGGTAGTGTGAATGAAACGTTAAATATTAATTATCGTTCAAGTGAAGGTATAGTAAAAACTGCAGAAAGTGTAGTAAAGGCAAATAAGAAAAGGTTTGATAAACGTCTAGATTCAAACAAGACTTATCAATATGAACAAGGGGATATTATTTCAAAACATGATTTTGATAATATAACAAAAGAAAACTCTTTTATTGTAGAAGCGATAGAAAAATTAAAAGGTTCAATTCTTACAGACAAAGAAGGTAACAGTAAAACTATAGGTTATGATGACATGGCTATTCTTGTATATTCACCAGGAAAACTTAGAGATTTTAACCCAGAACTTCTTAATATGCTTGATGATGCAGGTATACCATATATAATTGAAGGGACAAAGAAGCTCCTTGAACAAGAGGAAGTAATAGAAATAATAAAATTGTTCTATTATTTTATAAATAACTTAATTGGTAAAACATTAGAAGAGTATGATGAGGAGTATGGGAGTTTACAAACTAAAACGGATATCTTTAGTGTATTTAATGTTTCAGATGAAATGTGGGATAAACTAAACTCTTACTTCTTGGAACAAAAAAAGAAATTCTTTGCCAGTGATACTTTGAATTTTTATGATTTTACACTTCAAGATTTATATCAGAATATTATAATTACTTTGGATTTATTTAATTTATCTGAAACTGAAGAAAATGAACGTATATTATATAATCTAGCATCATTTAGTACAATAATCGATGACTTCGAAAAAATTTACTTTAGAAGTATTCCTAAAAACAGGCTATATTATTTCTTGAAATTTTTGAAACATGATGTCAATAATGTGTATCCTGAGGGATGGCTTACACCGAACTTTTTACAAAATAAATGTTTGAGGATTATGAGTATACATAAATCAAAAGGATTAGAATTTCCTGTAGTATTCATGCCTCATTTATGCGAACAATATTTATTCCCTCCTGCTAGTGGGGGAGGGCGCAATGAATGGGGGATTCTCGAAGCTGATAATCAGATTGAAATTAAAGATATTAAAAATAGATATAAGGAAAAAAATGAATCATTGAATAGGTTGTTTTATGTAGGAGTAACTCGAAGTAAAAAGTATTTGTTCATGACAAAATCAAATGAATACGAGAAACCAGGTTGTAAAAGGGCAGTTCATAAAATGCCTAAACCATATGCTTTAGCTTCTAATTCTCCTTATGTTAACTATAATGTTGATATTTTTTTGAATAAAGAATTTCGTTACCAAGAAGAAAGTAATGAACACAGACCTAATAAGATGGTTTTTGATTTTACGACTATAAATGACTTTTTTGAATGTCCACACAAGTTTAAACTAAATTCAATAATGGGATTTAAACCACCTATGAATGTTCGTATGGGTTATGGGAAATCTCTTCATAATATTCTTGAACACATCCATAAAACTTATGCAAATACTGGGAAAATACTTAATGAAAAAAAAGATATTGAAAAACTGGTTGATAATTATCTTCATTTACCTCACGGTAATCATATGAAACAATTAGTTAAGGATATGAAAAAGTCTGCAATGAATGTTATTTCAAACTACCTTAATACGAATGCAGATACATTCCGGCATATTGAGTTAGTTGAACAACGTGTCGATTTTAAAATGAATGATTCTGTTTTTGTTAATGGTCGTGTAGATCTTGTTAAGAATAATAAATCAGGAGAAATTATTGTTGTAGATTTTAAATCTTCAGATGACGCATTGTCAACTGTATCGAAGAATGCTCAATTAAAAATTTATGCACTTGGATATTACGAATTTACTGGGAAAATACCAACTGCTATACATTCTTATTCTCTAAATAACAAAGAATCATCTCCATCTTCTGTTACTCTAAATGATCTTAAAACAACAAAAGATAAAATTATGGAATTACATGATAAAATCTCTAATAATATTTACGAGAAAGCTGCTACAATAGATAGAAGTAAATGCAACCATTGTGATTATGAGAATTCCTGTAACAAATAAAGCCTCAAAAGAGGCTTTATTTTTTTCTGAGGATTAATATTGTTTCTTTTGACATCGTTTCGACAGCTGAATTTCCTACTTTTGAGACTTTTTTTGCAATTTTTTTATTATAAATATTTCTTTGGAAAGATGTAACAAGGAAAGTTTTTTTTGATACGATTTCTTTTATAATGTCGTCGAAGGGAACTGTTATATTGTGTACTTTTCTATTTCCTACTACTAGTAGCATATAACCATCGCTACGTAAAACATCAATTTGTTCCCTTAATGAATCCGAAAAATCAATGATGAAACTACATACTTTACGTGCTTTTTTCTCTTGTTTTTCTATAAGGAGTTTATTTATATAATCAGATAAAGACTTTGATTGTTTAAGAATTTCAGTTTCATGAATAAAACTCATAGGGTATAATTTTCCGCCTAAGCTTAGACTATCAACTGAACTAAAAGTTTTAAACAGCTCAGTATTGAATTTTTTCATTTCTTTATTATTTTCTAACCAAAATAAGTGCAAACTAGAATATTGACCATATGGAACTGTAGTTCCGTTATCACCATAAGGCGGAGATGTAACAATTAAGTCTATGCTTGAATCCTTTAAGCATAAAGATTTTTTTAAATTACGACTATCTCCACATGAAATTTTTGCTTTTACACCAATTGAGTTTTTTTGTTGGCTATTAAGTTTAATTTCATTCAGATGACTTTTATACCAACTTATTGTTAACTTTAATTTTTTGGAAAATTGATTTAGTACATCATATGTAAAATTTTCAATTTGTTCTGTAGATTTAGCATGCAATTTCCAAGTTGATGATCGTGAGTTTTTAACATCAGTTATAGTATCAGCAAAACATATCATAAAAATTAGTTTTACTCGCTTGTTTGAAATACTTTCTATACGAGTTTTTAATTTTGATAACTCAATAATGATGTCCTTACGAAACCATTTATCTATATTTGTGAAATGATGAATCTTTTTTAAGGGTAGACCTAGTTCTATATCATTAATAAGTTGAGTGTATTCTTTTTCTAGAGAAATAGTACTTACGTATTGAGTTTTTGCTTTACACAATAGATAAGCCATTGGATTAATGTCAATACCGTATACATTTAGTTTGTTTTTTATACCTTCAACAAGAACAGTTCCTGAACCCATAAATGGATCTAAAATATTTTTACTATTTGTTTCCGCAGCTAAAATGGTAATGAGCTCCTCTAACATTTGTGGAACCATGGTTGCTGGATATCGCATAATATTATGGATACCACTTTTTTTGCGTATTTCTTTAAAACTCCAATAGTCAGGATTTAATGCAATACGCTTTTCAATAGATTCAATTATTTGTTTATCTGTATCATTTAACAAGTATTGCACCTCCTCTTTCAATGCTAGTATATATTAAAAATATATTAACTTCCAGGTTATTTAAAAATTTAAATTAATAATTTAAAGTGAATAACCTTCTGGTTACAACATGGCCTATTGTACCAATACAACCGACACTCCACACTCATGTCAGCATACAAAAGCATCGACGATAAAAAATTCCGCCATTATATTTTAAAGCAAAAATCAGATGTTTATAATGCGATGAAGAGCTTCTTTCGAAAGGAAGAGGCAGATAAAGTATATGTGTAAATTTAAAGACAGTCTCTTAAGAGGGCTGTCTTTTTTTTGCGTAGTTAGTTGAGAAAAACATATGTATTAATATTCTCTTACTAGGAAAAGAACTTTTTTATTAGCTGGCAAAATAAAAGCTTTTATTTTCTCCTTAAACTACATGAATGAAATTAAATATTCGTTATTTTTAAATAACAAATTACGAAAACCTGTTTTGAAATAAAATGAATTTTATTCTACGAGATGGATTGAAGTTGAAGTCGTTCATTTCTTCTTTTAATGTTACAAAATTTACTTTTAAAACCATCAGTAGTTACGTTGTGGACTTTTTTGATCGTTTTTCACTGTATTTATAAAGCAACCTTTACTATTCACATTTACTAAAATTTGTATTAATTACTCTATATTAAAATAGTTGTCAAAAACAAGAATGTTAGTGTATACTAAATCCTTATCTTACATCAAAGAGGAGCAATAAAAATTGAAGAAATTAATTATGTTATCAGTACTATCAGCAAGTCTTATCGGCTTAACAGCATGTTCTGGAGACGAAAAGAAAACAGAGGAAACAACTACAGAAGAAGTGGTCACAGCAGACACAAATGAGAAAACAGAAGAAGCTACAACGACAGAAACGTTAGAGGAACCATCTGATGATGTAGTTACTTTTACAGTAAAAGGTGAAACAATGTCATTTAAAGCAGTTACTCAAGAGTTGCAACTAGGCAAAAAGATTAAGGCTTTTGAAGAATATGAAATGAATTTCACTGATAGACAATTCTATAGCGAAGAAGAGGGAGACTATGATGCAGCAAGTTCGCCCCTTCAATTCGAAAACGGTAGAGCTGGAATTTATGTTTCAAAACTTGTAGAAGAAAATGAAAATGGACAATATGTTTCTGACAATATTGATATCAAAAAAAGCGATGAAGCTACAATTAAAATTTTAAAAGAAAGACAAGCTAATGAAGAAGGATTTACATTCCAAGAGATTGATTTGGCTGACTATCCTGAACTAGAAGAAAAATATGATCGATACTTTGTGTATGAAGAGAAAATAGCAGATAATCACCCAATAGAAGAACTGCGTGGTGCAGTAATGGTTAACCATAGCCTCGTTCAATATGGAGAGAACAATGGCTACGACGTTCTTATTGAGTATAATAAAGAATTAGATTCAGATGAGGTTCGCAATACAAGTCTTGCTGTAGCTTCTACTTTGGAATAAGTAAATTAATTTAAAGAAATACATATCAAAAAACAGTTACTTTAAGTGAACTGCATCCCAGTTGTTAGACATATAATCAAACAATTGGAGGTACAGTTCAAAGTGGTAGCTGTTTTTTATTTAGGCTCATTAAACATCTATCTACGAACTAAAAACCATAGCCAAAACAAAGGTGAATTTTATTATGAATATATAAAATCAAAAAAAATTGATTTATTACTTGTGTAAGAGAGGAGCTGTTGTTATAATAAAAACATCAAAAAAAATTGATTTAATAAGATGCTGTTAAAATACAATTTATTCCTAAAAAAATCTGTTATAATATTTAGTATCTTCTTTAATCAATTATAGCCTATTAATCAATTTTTTTCGATATGATTAATCAATTATTTTTGATTTTAAAAATATAATAACCCTTTTTTAGGAGGTAATGGAAAATGAATCAAACGCAAAATTCTTCTCTTCCAGTTGCGATAATTGGTGGTGGACCAGTTGGCCTTGCTACAGCTGCTCAATTGACAAAAAAAGGAGAGGACTTCATTTTATTTGAAGCAGGACATACGGTTGGTTCCAGTATTCTTGAGTGGGGGCATGTAAGGATGTTTTCTACTTGGAAATATAACATTGATAAGGCTTCAAGACAATTACTTGAACATTCAGGCTGGTTAGCTCCATATGAAGATGATTTACCAACAGGTAAGGATCTTGTAGAAAAGTATCTTTTACCACTAAGTAAACTTCCAGAACTACAAGGGAACATCGTTTTGAATGCAAAAGTTGTCGGTGTTGCGAAGAAAGGGTTAAATAAATTAAAAACAGCTCAAAGAGAAAATGTGCCTTTCGAGGTTTATGTAGAAATTGATGAGAAAATAAAAGTGTTCGAAGCAAAAGCAGTCATCGATTCATCTGGTACTTGGAAAAGTCCTAACCCTGCACTATCTAACGGCATTTGGACAAAAGCAGAAAAACAGTTAAAAGATCGGATTCATTATGGAATTCCTAACGTAAATGAACTAGAAGACCGTTATAAAAATAAATCGATAATGGTCGTAGGTAGTGGACATTCAGCTATTAATGGACTACTTGACTTCGCACAATTAAAAGAAAAATTTCCAGATACAATGATTTATTGGGTACTTCGAAAGAAGCATGTTCGTGAGACATATGGTGGACAGGAAAATGATGAATTACAAGCACGTGGAGAGCTTGGAATTAGAATTCAAAAGTTGGTGGAATCGAACGAGATTAAAGTCCTTACACCTTTTTATATTCGTGATGTTAGAGAGAATATGGGGAAAATTAGTGTCAATGGTGATATGAACACAGACGAAGTAAAGATAAGTAATATCGATGAACTTGTTGTTAGTACTGGATTTAGACCCAATGTTTCATTCTTAAACGAAATTAGATTAGATCTTGATCCAACAGTTGAGAGTGTAGAAGCTTTAGCACCTTTGATTGATCCGAATATTCATAGCTGTGGAACTGTAAGACCACATGGTGAAGCAGAATTAAGACAATCAGAGAAAAACTTTTACATCGTTGGAATGAAAAGTTATGGAAGGGCGCCAACATTTTTACTTGCAACAGGATATGAACAAGTTCGTTC encodes:
- a CDS encoding ATP-dependent helicase, whose product is MYDDNQLKCINNLTDNLGVTACAGAGKTSTTVGRLINILQSGKASPNEVVAITFTEKAAGEFKERIFSKYESLTGNLHGLSEIKVGTIHSFCLETLKEYFPEYRKYDIISDIQAKLLMKKEFNNKNIFSTIPYKTGTGNKAKINSNKLKPYIWNDLTALLNTFNFIREECINPNDLNSGLSSAYAEYINLLENNLFFDYSGIQNEFYHSLVNNNSFRNYIAEQIKFIFIDEYQDVNTIQNLILQELHLINPEINICVVGDDDQLIYNWRGSNVDNFLDFENQFSGSVNETLNINYRSSEGIVKTAESVVKANKKRFDKRLDSNKTYQYEQGDIISKHDFDNITKENSFIVEAIEKLKGSILTDKEGNSKTIGYDDMAILVYSPGKLRDFNPELLNMLDDAGIPYIIEGTKKLLEQEEVIEIIKLFYYFINNLIGKTLEEYDEEYGSLQTKTDIFSVFNVSDEMWDKLNSYFLEQKKKFFASDTLNFYDFTLQDLYQNIIITLDLFNLSETEENERILYNLASFSTIIDDFEKIYFRSIPKNRLYYFLKFLKHDVNNVYPEGWLTPNFLQNKCLRIMSIHKSKGLEFPVVFMPHLCEQYLFPPASGGGRNEWGILEADNQIEIKDIKNRYKEKNESLNRLFYVGVTRSKKYLFMTKSNEYEKPGCKRAVHKMPKPYALASNSPYVNYNVDIFLNKEFRYQEESNEHRPNKMVFDFTTINDFFECPHKFKLNSIMGFKPPMNVRMGYGKSLHNILEHIHKTYANTGKILNEKKDIEKLVDNYLHLPHGNHMKQLVKDMKKSAMNVISNYLNTNADTFRHIELVEQRVDFKMNDSVFVNGRVDLVKNNKSGEIIVVDFKSSDDALSTVSKNAQLKIYALGYYEFTGKIPTAIHSYSLNNKESSPSSVTLNDLKTTKDKIMELHDKISNNIYEKAATIDRSKCNHCDYENSCNK
- a CDS encoding DNA methyltransferase, whose amino-acid sequence is MLNDTDKQIIESIEKRIALNPDYWSFKEIRKKSGIHNIMRYPATMVPQMLEELITILAAETNSKNILDPFMGSGTVLVEGIKNKLNVYGIDINPMAYLLCKAKTQYVSTISLEKEYTQLINDIELGLPLKKIHHFTNIDKWFRKDIIIELSKLKTRIESISNKRVKLIFMICFADTITDVKNSRSSTWKLHAKSTEQIENFTYDVLNQFSKKLKLTISWYKSHLNEIKLNSQQKNSIGVKAKISCGDSRNLKKSLCLKDSSIDLIVTSPPYGDNGTTVPYGQYSSLHLFWLENNKEMKKFNTELFKTFSSVDSLSLGGKLYPMSFIHETEILKQSKSLSDYINKLLIEKQEKKARKVCSFIIDFSDSLREQIDVLRSDGYMLLVVGNRKVHNITVPFDDIIKEIVSKKTFLVTSFQRNIYNKKIAKKVSKVGNSAVETMSKETILILRKK
- a CDS encoding NAD(P)-binding domain-containing protein; protein product: MNQTQNSSLPVAIIGGGPVGLATAAQLTKKGEDFILFEAGHTVGSSILEWGHVRMFSTWKYNIDKASRQLLEHSGWLAPYEDDLPTGKDLVEKYLLPLSKLPELQGNIVLNAKVVGVAKKGLNKLKTAQRENVPFEVYVEIDEKIKVFEAKAVIDSSGTWKSPNPALSNGIWTKAEKQLKDRIHYGIPNVNELEDRYKNKSIMVVGSGHSAINGLLDFAQLKEKFPDTMIYWVLRKKHVRETYGGQENDELQARGELGIRIQKLVESNEIKVLTPFYIRDVRENMGKISVNGDMNTDEVKISNIDELVVSTGFRPNVSFLNEIRLDLDPTVESVEALAPLIDPNIHSCGTVRPHGEAELRQSEKNFYIVGMKSYGRAPTFLLATGYEQVRSIVDYLTGDLERAKEVHLDLPETGVCSSGIGKGIVNSCCDPSPNTNSNNGNSCCG